A portion of the bacterium genome contains these proteins:
- the grxD gene encoding Grx4 family monothiol glutaredoxin, with translation MSDVIKEIEREITENPVVIYMKGTPRFPMCGFSAATVEVLNDLGVPFKAIDILAEQDKREGVKQFTQWPTIPQVFVGGKFIGGCDIVREMHAKGELAGLVRAAVDKA, from the coding sequence ATGAGCGACGTGATCAAGGAGATCGAGCGCGAGATCACCGAGAACCCGGTGGTCATCTACATGAAGGGGACGCCCCGCTTCCCGATGTGCGGCTTCTCGGCCGCGACGGTCGAGGTGCTGAACGACCTCGGTGTGCCCTTCAAGGCCATCGACATCCTCGCCGAGCAGGACAAGCGCGAGGGAGTGAAGCAGTTCACGCAATGGCCGACGATCCCGCAGGTGTTCGTGGGCGGCAAGTTCATCGGCGGCTGCGACATCGTGCGTGAGATGCACGCCAAGGGCGAGCTCGCCGGCCTCGTGCGCGCCGCCGTCGACAAGGCCTAG
- a CDS encoding YdcF family protein, with product MRWRGWAAGTAVLVGLALLAMRGAGTFLVVADPLPARADVIVVLAGSVPDRALEAARLWKAGVAPRIVTTRTRLHPAEDTLRALGVHLEEEHERLGRALAGLGVPADALTVLPTRADSTVSEASVIARWACGHDLRTLVVVTSPAHTRRARLILRRLLPAETEIAVVATPDDPFPAAAWWRDRRAAKYVLREWEKLAHYWLRERGRLAPCAGVTPGS from the coding sequence ATGCGCTGGCGAGGTTGGGCGGCGGGGACGGCGGTGCTCGTCGGGCTCGCGCTCCTCGCCATGCGCGGCGCGGGGACCTTCCTCGTGGTCGCCGATCCGCTGCCGGCGCGCGCCGACGTGATCGTGGTGCTCGCCGGCTCGGTTCCGGACCGGGCGCTCGAGGCCGCGCGCCTCTGGAAGGCCGGCGTGGCGCCGCGCATCGTGACCACGCGCACGCGCCTGCACCCCGCGGAGGACACCCTGCGCGCACTGGGCGTGCATCTCGAGGAGGAGCACGAGCGCCTCGGCCGTGCGCTCGCCGGGCTCGGCGTCCCGGCCGACGCGCTCACCGTCCTGCCGACGCGCGCCGACAGTACGGTGAGCGAGGCGAGCGTGATCGCACGATGGGCCTGCGGGCACGACCTGCGCACGCTCGTCGTGGTGACCTCGCCGGCGCACACGCGCCGGGCGCGGCTCATCCTGCGGCGCCTCCTGCCGGCGGAGACCGAGATCGCCGTCGTGGCCACCCCCGACGATCCCTTCCCGGCCGCAGCCTGGTGGCGCGATCGGCGCGCCGCGAAGTACGTGCTGCGCGAGTGGGAGAAGCTCGCGCACTACTGGCTGCGCGAGCGCGGGCGGCTCGCGCCCTGCGCCGGCGTCACGCCGGGGAGCTAG
- a CDS encoding phosphotriesterase-related protein produces the protein MDVVHTVTGPCAPAELGVTLMHEHLMVGWPGWEAEALADRGQRREFQRRCVERLAELAALGVGTLVDPCPIDLGRDVEFTAEVAQQSRVRIVFATGLYKEDQGAAPYFKFRRQFGDAVGEMTALFVRELTEGVGDTGLRAGIIKVATGAHRITPYEEAVLRAAARAHGATGAPITTHTDEGTMGPEQLAILEEEGVDPSAVVVGHSCGASDVSYHLRMLDRGAYLGFDRFGLELLHPDRERLAVLIGLLGVGFERQLVLSHDTVWCWRGRAPTLPAELLTQWRPTYVLDTIVPRLRDAGVPEARIQALLVDNPRRYFARAGTARC, from the coding sequence ATGGACGTCGTGCACACCGTCACCGGGCCCTGCGCGCCCGCCGAGCTCGGCGTCACCCTGATGCACGAGCATCTGATGGTCGGCTGGCCGGGTTGGGAGGCCGAGGCGCTCGCCGATCGGGGACAGCGCCGCGAGTTCCAGCGTCGCTGCGTCGAGCGCCTCGCCGAGTTGGCGGCGCTCGGCGTGGGCACCCTCGTCGATCCCTGTCCCATCGATCTCGGCCGCGACGTCGAGTTCACCGCCGAGGTCGCGCAGCAGAGTCGCGTGCGCATCGTCTTCGCGACGGGCCTCTACAAGGAGGACCAGGGCGCCGCGCCGTACTTCAAGTTCCGCCGCCAGTTCGGCGACGCGGTGGGCGAGATGACGGCGCTGTTCGTGCGCGAGCTGACGGAAGGCGTGGGCGACACCGGGCTGCGCGCCGGCATCATCAAGGTGGCCACCGGGGCGCACCGGATCACGCCCTACGAGGAAGCGGTGCTGCGCGCGGCGGCACGCGCCCACGGCGCCACGGGGGCGCCCATCACGACCCATACGGACGAAGGCACGATGGGCCCCGAGCAGCTCGCCATCCTCGAGGAGGAGGGCGTCGATCCGTCGGCGGTGGTCGTCGGACACTCGTGCGGCGCGAGCGACGTCTCGTACCATCTGCGCATGCTCGACCGCGGCGCGTACCTCGGCTTCGACCGCTTCGGCCTCGAGCTGCTGCATCCGGATCGCGAGCGGCTCGCGGTGCTGATCGGGCTCCTGGGCGTGGGCTTCGAGCGCCAGCTCGTGCTGTCGCACGATACGGTCTGGTGCTGGCGTGGGCGTGCGCCGACGCTGCCGGCGGAGCTGCTGACCCAGTGGCGGCCGACCTACGTGCTCGACACCATCGTCCCGCGCCTGCGCGACGCGGGCGTGCCGGAGGCACGCATCCAGGCACTGCTGGTCGACAACCCGCGCCGCTACTTCGCCCGCGCCGGCACCGCGCGCTGCTGA
- a CDS encoding thiolase family protein, whose translation MRPVYVTGVGLHAFGRFPDASLTALGMVAVQRALAEAAIGRGGFQAAFCGSVYGGVATGHKVLTALGLSGVPTVNVEAGCASGGAALALASAQIASGACDTALVFGLEKMPRGMIRSSFFEPWREEAGLAATPAYFALRAQRLMRESDVRAEDLAAVSVQNHLHGVHNPYAMYRKPIGAEAVLASALVCDPLRLLMLCAPNEGAAAVVLSSRPGDAPPVRVLAAVLRSHLPGSVLGEHTPLAGLADDASPTPSEMAACVAYEAAGVGPADLHVVELQDTDAARHILSAEELGLCPRGGGGAWVRGGGGSMGSRLPVNPSGGLLSKGEPLGASALGQIVELAWQLRGAAGARQVADARVGLAHTVGRGANACVVVLRAG comes from the coding sequence GTGAGGCCGGTCTACGTCACCGGCGTCGGGCTGCACGCCTTCGGCCGCTTCCCCGACGCCAGCCTCACCGCGCTCGGCATGGTGGCGGTGCAGCGCGCGCTCGCCGAGGCGGCGATCGGGCGCGGCGGCTTCCAGGCCGCGTTCTGCGGCTCGGTCTACGGCGGCGTGGCGACGGGGCACAAGGTCCTGACGGCGCTCGGGCTGTCCGGCGTCCCGACGGTGAACGTCGAGGCCGGCTGCGCCAGCGGCGGCGCCGCGCTCGCGCTCGCGAGCGCGCAGATCGCCAGCGGCGCCTGCGACACGGCGCTCGTCTTCGGACTCGAGAAGATGCCCCGCGGCATGATCCGCTCCAGCTTCTTCGAGCCCTGGCGCGAGGAGGCCGGTCTCGCGGCGACGCCGGCGTACTTCGCGCTGCGCGCCCAGCGTCTCATGCGCGAGAGCGACGTGCGCGCCGAGGACCTCGCCGCGGTCTCGGTGCAGAACCATCTCCACGGCGTGCACAACCCGTACGCCATGTACCGCAAGCCGATCGGCGCCGAGGCGGTGCTGGCGTCGGCGCTCGTGTGCGATCCGCTGCGCCTGCTCATGCTGTGCGCGCCGAACGAAGGCGCCGCCGCGGTCGTGCTCTCGTCGCGGCCGGGCGACGCGCCGCCGGTGCGCGTCCTCGCGGCGGTCCTGCGCTCGCATCTGCCCGGCTCGGTCCTCGGCGAGCACACCCCGCTCGCCGGGCTCGCCGACGACGCCAGCCCGACCCCGAGCGAGATGGCCGCATGCGTCGCCTACGAGGCGGCGGGCGTCGGTCCCGCGGACCTCCACGTCGTCGAGCTCCAGGACACCGACGCCGCCCGTCACATCCTGTCCGCCGAGGAGCTCGGTCTCTGCCCACGCGGCGGCGGCGGCGCCTGGGTGCGCGGCGGCGGCGGCAGCATGGGCTCCCGGCTGCCGGTGAATCCCAGCGGCGGCCTGCTGTCGAAGGGCGAGCCGCTCGGCGCCTCCGCGCTCGGGCAGATCGTCGAGCTGGCGTGGCAGCTCCGCGGCGCGGCGGGCGCGCGCCAGGTCGCGGACGCCCGGGTCGGCCTGGCGCACACGGTCGGCCGCGGCGCGAACGCCTGCGTCGTCGTGCTGCGTGCGGGCTGA
- a CDS encoding OB-fold domain-containing protein, translated as MSDARPVAPDLFVAASDGARLLAGRCRSCARHHFPASPVCPYCGADGAAAEPVGPTGRLWLWTVVTTRPPGYRGTLPYGFGVVELDRIGLRVVTRLTETRLGHLHAGQPMRLVVETLCADDDGTPVEAWAFAPEGEA; from the coding sequence ATGTCGGATGCCCGCCCCGTCGCGCCCGATCTCTTCGTCGCCGCGTCCGACGGCGCCCGGCTGCTCGCGGGACGCTGTCGCTCCTGCGCCCGCCATCACTTCCCCGCCAGCCCGGTGTGCCCGTACTGCGGGGCCGACGGCGCGGCGGCCGAGCCGGTCGGCCCGACGGGCCGCCTCTGGCTCTGGACGGTGGTGACGACCCGTCCGCCCGGCTATCGCGGCACGCTGCCGTACGGGTTCGGGGTGGTCGAGCTCGATCGGATCGGGCTCCGCGTCGTCACCCGGCTCACCGAGACGCGGCTCGGGCACCTGCATGCCGGGCAGCCGATGCGGCTGGTCGTCGAGACCCTCTGTGCGGACGACGACGGCACGCCCGTCGAAGCGTGGGCGTTTGCGCCCGAGGGGGAGGCGTGA
- a CDS encoding DUF4215 domain-containing protein encodes MSTSGAGATPRAAARRLARLFLLACLVPGPMAHATVAGDLCAPAADPCVIEGTRTFTAGSVVDVGARTLEVAASARVTLPAGTAVLRAGSVRLRPGARIQAGADGAALTIEAAGDVELQALGSVRARIDLSGTLVAGDLSIVAGGTVRLDGDVAASAPGPDGLPGYVTIDGSGDVLAGGGSIVVRSGATSGGGTVEISAAGRLALGARVDVSGGEFGGGAITLEGGSDVAVTAALDLNGGGAYGDGGVLDATAVAGSLQILGAISGRAAGSSSEGGGLGADVTLVAGQGVTVSAAVTVTGASPDGSGGSFVVDAGASALVTATVLAGASGAESCGGEVDIRAGRDVTLGRVDLSAGGCGGGFFAVDALGTASLTGLVSVDGATSFGSGGLVTIGAPTVNVGAVVRASAPDGGFGGAIEVAGCTIGIGAAGELRSNGLGAQTEIRASGLATIAGRLSATGGRNVLAYRDPALAPVVTGIVNPATVAVLAPDLPPCPPSGAVCGDGVPAGAEQCDDGNTLACDGCSASCRLEACGNGRVECDEECDDGPQTGLPGSACDASCRVIPSAGGVQWIPGGRSRNACLLEWAVRNPAAPIEDGFPSPAQRCIDGDPACDADGASDGTCLFQVAACLAADDPRLPACQPAGVTNVTLKTPNPLKVTAAADVARAAALVQALAALGVTVKGGSNVVVPGAPVLGRDRCTAPVLLPVPHAPGAAATVSLEVAAQSSAGGRMRRNAIDLVCEPNRAVCGNGTIELGEQCDDGNTAACDGCSPACRTESCGDAVVACGEECDDGAANGTPASGCTAACTFVVPALRIPGGGSKATDCHLETAVALAAPATDRTGLPSSKQTCRDGDPACDLDPAPGSCAFATWACVGGADARLGCAAAQITSLEVRRPTSRDGGALAALRAELLDHLGGYVPAGPGEVCSHRMLLHLPADKRWARVQLRTRDAAGRSDTDTLRLRCVP; translated from the coding sequence ATGTCCACCTCCGGCGCCGGCGCGACGCCTCGGGCGGCCGCACGGCGCCTGGCGCGTCTCTTCCTGCTCGCGTGTCTCGTCCCGGGTCCGATGGCGCACGCCACCGTGGCCGGCGACCTCTGCGCCCCGGCGGCGGATCCCTGCGTGATCGAAGGCACCCGGACGTTCACCGCGGGCTCCGTCGTGGACGTCGGCGCGCGCACGCTGGAGGTGGCGGCGTCGGCCCGCGTGACGCTGCCGGCGGGGACGGCCGTGCTGCGCGCGGGCAGCGTCCGCCTGCGTCCGGGCGCGCGTATCCAGGCCGGCGCGGACGGCGCCGCGCTCACCATCGAGGCGGCGGGCGACGTCGAGCTGCAGGCGCTCGGCAGCGTGCGCGCGCGGATCGACCTCTCCGGGACCCTCGTCGCCGGCGACCTCTCGATCGTCGCCGGGGGAACCGTGCGCCTCGACGGCGACGTCGCCGCCAGCGCGCCCGGACCCGACGGCTTGCCGGGCTACGTCACCATCGACGGCAGCGGCGACGTGCTGGCCGGCGGGGGCAGCATCGTCGTGCGCAGCGGCGCCACCAGCGGCGGCGGTACGGTCGAGATCTCGGCGGCCGGACGCCTCGCCCTGGGCGCCCGGGTCGACGTCTCCGGGGGGGAGTTCGGCGGCGGCGCGATCACGCTCGAGGGCGGCAGCGACGTCGCGGTCACGGCGGCGCTCGACCTGAACGGCGGTGGTGCCTACGGCGACGGCGGCGTGCTCGATGCGACCGCGGTGGCCGGCTCGCTCCAGATCCTGGGGGCGATCAGCGGTCGCGCCGCCGGCAGCAGCAGCGAGGGCGGTGGGCTCGGTGCGGACGTGACCCTCGTCGCCGGGCAGGGCGTGACCGTGTCCGCGGCGGTCACGGTGACGGGCGCGAGCCCGGACGGCTCCGGCGGCTCGTTCGTGGTCGACGCGGGGGCGAGCGCGCTGGTGACGGCGACGGTTCTTGCCGGTGCGAGCGGAGCCGAGTCGTGCGGCGGTGAGGTGGACATCCGCGCCGGGCGCGACGTCACCCTCGGTCGCGTCGACCTCTCCGCCGGCGGCTGCGGCGGTGGATTCTTCGCCGTCGACGCGCTCGGCACGGCGTCGCTCACGGGCCTCGTCTCCGTCGACGGCGCGACCAGCTTCGGCTCCGGCGGTCTCGTGACCATCGGGGCGCCGACGGTCAACGTGGGCGCCGTGGTGCGCGCCAGCGCGCCCGACGGCGGCTTCGGCGGCGCCATCGAGGTCGCCGGCTGCACGATCGGCATCGGCGCCGCGGGCGAGCTGCGCTCGAACGGCCTCGGCGCGCAGACGGAGATACGTGCGAGCGGCCTGGCCACCATCGCGGGACGGCTGTCGGCGACGGGCGGCCGTAACGTGCTCGCGTACCGTGACCCGGCGCTCGCACCGGTGGTCACGGGGATCGTCAACCCGGCGACGGTGGCGGTGCTCGCCCCGGACCTGCCCCCGTGCCCGCCGAGCGGCGCCGTCTGCGGCGACGGGGTGCCGGCGGGCGCCGAGCAGTGCGACGACGGCAACACGCTCGCCTGCGACGGCTGCAGCGCGAGCTGCCGCCTCGAGGCCTGCGGCAACGGCCGCGTCGAGTGCGACGAGGAGTGCGACGACGGCCCGCAAACCGGCCTGCCCGGGAGCGCCTGCGACGCAAGCTGCCGCGTCATCCCGTCCGCGGGCGGCGTGCAGTGGATCCCGGGGGGCCGCTCGCGCAACGCGTGCCTCCTCGAGTGGGCGGTGCGCAACCCGGCGGCGCCGATCGAGGACGGGTTCCCGTCGCCCGCGCAGCGCTGCATCGACGGCGATCCCGCCTGCGACGCCGACGGCGCCAGCGACGGCACCTGTCTCTTCCAGGTGGCGGCGTGCCTCGCGGCGGACGACCCGCGTCTGCCCGCGTGCCAGCCGGCCGGGGTCACGAACGTGACCCTGAAGACGCCGAACCCGCTCAAGGTGACGGCGGCGGCCGACGTCGCGCGGGCCGCCGCGCTCGTGCAGGCGCTCGCCGCGCTGGGCGTCACGGTGAAGGGCGGCAGCAACGTCGTCGTTCCCGGCGCGCCGGTGCTCGGCCGCGACCGCTGCACGGCGCCGGTTCTGCTGCCGGTCCCGCATGCGCCGGGCGCGGCCGCGACGGTGTCGCTCGAGGTCGCGGCGCAGTCGAGCGCCGGCGGCCGCATGCGGCGCAACGCCATCGACCTGGTGTGCGAGCCGAACCGCGCCGTCTGCGGCAACGGCACGATCGAGCTCGGTGAGCAGTGCGACGACGGCAACACCGCCGCGTGCGACGGCTGCTCGCCCGCCTGCCGCACGGAGAGCTGCGGCGACGCCGTGGTCGCCTGCGGCGAGGAGTGCGACGACGGCGCCGCGAACGGCACGCCGGCGAGCGGCTGCACCGCCGCGTGTACGTTCGTCGTGCCGGCGCTGCGCATCCCGGGCGGCGGCTCCAAGGCGACCGACTGCCACCTCGAGACGGCCGTCGCGCTCGCCGCGCCGGCCACGGACCGTACGGGACTGCCGTCGTCGAAGCAGACGTGCCGCGACGGCGATCCGGCGTGCGACCTCGACCCCGCCCCGGGCTCGTGCGCCTTCGCCACCTGGGCCTGCGTCGGCGGTGCCGATGCGCGGCTCGGCTGCGCGGCGGCGCAGATCACCAGCCTCGAGGTCCGCCGGCCCACGAGCCGCGACGGCGGGGCGCTCGCCGCGCTGCGCGCCGAGCTGCTGGACCATCTCGGTGGCTACGTCCCGGCAGGGCCCGGCGAGGTGTGCAGCCACCGCATGCTGCTGCACCTGCCCGCCGACAAGCGCTGGGCGAGGGTGCAGCTGCGCACGCGCGACGCCGCCGGCCGCTCGGACACCGACACCTTGCGGCTGCGCTGCGTGCCCTGA
- a CDS encoding thiolase family protein, protein MAALRDAVLAGYVRTPFGRADPRRGVFRAVRSDDLAVVALNALVERAGIEKGHVDGVILGAVEMMGEQAHPGTAVPFLAGFPDHVVGTSIERACTTAMMAVHLATMQVQCGLGDVFIAGGLDSMTHFRIPTIKDGMDMDAVIKEGGHMLAAMNPNPKLFDLVNPIELNGGQGAERLCDRYGITREEMDRWALRSHERAIAARGRLREEIVPVDGLDLDGNAIRVEDDQGPRADTTYEKIAGLAPVYRGDGRITAATSSGQADGAAVCLVMSAEAAQRHGIAPLARIHTIATGACHPTDLIYSVVPAARRAIERSGLGWDDMAVVEVNEAFASAPLAVMREFGLRDPERMNPNGGACALGHPVGASGARLVGTTALEMRRRGARYGMAAICGGMGQGAATILEAL, encoded by the coding sequence ATGGCCGCTCTCCGCGACGCCGTCCTCGCCGGTTACGTTCGTACGCCCTTCGGTCGGGCCGATCCGCGCCGCGGCGTGTTCCGCGCCGTGCGCTCCGACGACCTGGCCGTCGTGGCGCTGAACGCCCTCGTCGAGCGCGCCGGCATCGAGAAGGGCCACGTCGACGGCGTCATCCTCGGCGCCGTCGAGATGATGGGCGAGCAGGCCCATCCCGGCACGGCCGTCCCCTTTCTCGCCGGCTTCCCGGATCACGTCGTCGGCACCAGCATCGAGCGCGCGTGCACCACGGCGATGATGGCGGTCCACCTCGCGACCATGCAGGTGCAATGCGGCCTCGGCGACGTCTTCATCGCCGGCGGGCTCGACAGCATGACGCACTTCCGCATCCCCACCATCAAGGACGGAATGGACATGGACGCGGTCATCAAGGAGGGCGGCCACATGCTGGCCGCCATGAACCCGAACCCGAAGCTCTTCGACCTCGTGAACCCGATCGAGCTGAACGGTGGTCAGGGCGCCGAGCGCCTCTGCGACCGCTACGGCATCACGCGCGAGGAGATGGATCGCTGGGCGCTGCGCAGCCACGAGCGCGCGATCGCCGCCCGCGGCCGGCTGCGCGAGGAGATCGTGCCGGTCGATGGCCTCGATCTCGACGGCAACGCGATCCGGGTCGAGGACGACCAGGGACCGCGTGCCGACACGACCTACGAGAAGATCGCCGGCCTCGCTCCCGTGTACCGCGGGGACGGCCGCATCACCGCGGCCACCTCGTCGGGCCAGGCGGATGGCGCCGCCGTCTGCCTCGTCATGTCGGCCGAGGCGGCGCAGCGCCACGGCATCGCCCCGCTCGCCCGCATCCACACCATCGCCACCGGAGCCTGCCATCCGACCGATCTCATCTACTCCGTCGTCCCGGCCGCCCGCCGCGCCATCGAGCGCAGCGGCCTCGGGTGGGACGACATGGCGGTGGTCGAGGTGAACGAGGCCTTCGCGTCGGCGCCGCTCGCGGTGATGCGCGAGTTCGGGCTGCGCGACCCCGAGCGCATGAACCCCAACGGCGGCGCCTGTGCGCTCGGGCATCCCGTCGGCGCCTCGGGGGCTCGGCTCGTCGGCACGACCGCGCTCGAGATGCGGCGGCGGGGCGCACGCTACGGCATGGCGGCGATCTGCGGCGGCATGGGCCAGGGCGCGGCGACGATCCTCGAAGCGCTCTAG